CCTCGGGGGAGGCCGCAGGTCGCGATCTGCCGGAGGTCGCGTGCTGCCGACCGGCGGGCGTGGGCGTGTCCGGCGACCGGGGCAGTCCGGTGGCGGGGCGCCGCGGCGGTCAGGCAGGCCGCGGGCGACCTCGGGCGACGGAGGGGCGCGGGGTCAGATGCGGTTTTCGGCGCCGTGGCGCGGCCGGGTCGCTTCCTCCGATGCGGTGGCGTGGGCAAGCAGGTTCAGGGCTGTCGCGGAGGAGGAGCCGGGGTCGGCTGTGGCCACCACCAGGGCCGGGCCGTTCCCTTGCGGGCTCTGCAGCGTCTGCTGGGTGACCGTCAGGGTCCCGACCAGCGGGTGGCGCATCTCATAGTCGGCGACATCGCAGGCCACGATCCGGTGATCGGCCCACATCGTGGCGAACTCCGGACTACCCATGGTCAGCTCGCCGATCAGTCCGGCCAGCAGTGGATCATCGGGGTATCGGCCAGCCGTCAGACGCAGGTTGCCCACCACGGCCCGGGCCTTCGCGGGCCAGTCTGTGTACAGGTCACGGGTGTGCGCGTCGAGGAACACCAGCCTGGCCATGTTCGGCCGTCGGCCCGGAGTGTCGGGGCTGCCCAGATCGAGATGGCCGGCGAACAGCCCGTGACCTTGACGGTTCCAGGCCAGGACGTCGCTGCGGCGGCCCATGACGATGGCGGGTGTGCCCTCGATGGCTGCCAGCAAAGCGCTGGTTGCTGGGGATATGCGTTCGGCACGCGGCCGACCCGCGGGCCTGCCGCGTCTCGGTGCATTGGCCAGGGCGTGCAGATGGGCACGCTCGGAGTCATCCAGTCGCAGGGCCTTCGCGATGGCGTCGAGCACCTCGCGCGAGGCGTTGTGCGACTGGCCCTGCTCCAGGCGGGTGTAGTAGGGCGCGCTGATTCCCGCGAGCATCGCGAGCTCCTCCCGGCGCAGCCCCGGTACCCGGCGCCGCTCGCCGTAGGTCTGCAGCCCGACGTCTTCCGGCCGCAGCTGGCCGCGGCGTGCCTGAAGGAAGTCGGCGAGGTGCCCGTGGTTATTCATGTATCCGAGTGTGCATCCCGCCGACGATTCGTGCCTGACCCCGCTGGGGTAGTGATCCGCAGGGTCTGGCTCGCTTCTGTCCCGGTCTCCAGGATGGCCGCATTCCTCTTCATCGCCTCCGGGAGAATCCATGAGCATCACCACCCCCGACCCACAGCATCCGCTTGCCGGGCTCGACCTCACTCCCTTCGCCTTCACCCGGCGGTGCTGGGTCGACGGAACGCCGGACTCCGTCTACCGCCTCATCAGCGACGTATCACTGATCGAGACGTGGAGCCCGAGCGCCAGCGAGGTGAGCTACGCGCCGGGCGACGGTCCCTGGGTCGGCGCCCGGTTCAGCGGCCTCAACCGCCGGGACCAGCGCGAATGGGTCACCCACTCCGAGGTGGTGCAGGCCGATCCAGGCCGCGCCTTCGCCTTCGTCGTCGGCGGAGCCGATCACGGCATCGTGCGCTGGAGTTGGCACTTCCGCGAGCAGGGCACCGGCAGCATCGTCGAGCAGTCCTGGCAACTGCTGCGCACCGATCCGGTCCTGGGCGCCACACGCGAGGACGTCATCGCGCTGCGCGACCACATGGCCGACAGCGCGGAGGCCACGTTGGTCGCCCTGGCGGAATGGATCGTCGCCGACCGTGCCCGCTGATCCCACTGCACAAGCTCTACGAGGACGACGGCGCCCCGACCGACATCGAGATCTCCACCGTCCGCCCCCGACAGGTTCTGGTGATCGGTAGCCTCAGCGAGTTCACCGACCGCGGCTCGGCGAACCCGGAGAAGATCACCTCCATGGGGATGCCCGGCGGGCTGGACCGCTCGCCCTACAGCACCTTCACCCGGGCGTTCTCCTCCCAGCGGTCCCCCTCCTCCAGCGCCCAGGTCGCCCGCGAAGCCCTCGCCGGACGCCTGGTACACCTGGTGCGGGACGCCGGAATCACCGGGCGTGAGCTGTCCGCCCGGTGCGGCTGACACCCGGCCAAGGCCTCCCGCGTCCTGCGCGCCAAGGCCGCCCCCTCCGAAACCGACATCCGCGCCTGGTGCGCCGCCTGCTCCGCCCAGGACCAGACCGCGGACCTCATCGCCACCGCCCGCGCCGTGGACTCGATGTACCTGGAATGGCGCCGCCAGCACCGCGACGGGATGCGGGTCCGTTCGATCGAGGTCACAACCCACCCCGGGCCCCAGACGACGGTCAACATCACCACCAACGACACTAAGTCGAATGGGTGACGGGCCGGAGCTCTCAGGGCTTCAAGATCATCCCATGGCCCCTTTTGGGCTCACCTCGGCGATA
This genomic interval from Streptomyces asiaticus contains the following:
- a CDS encoding helix-turn-helix domain-containing protein; amino-acid sequence: MNNHGHLADFLQARRGQLRPEDVGLQTYGERRRVPGLRREELAMLAGISAPYYTRLEQGQSHNASREVLDAIAKALRLDDSERAHLHALANAPRRGRPAGRPRAERISPATSALLAAIEGTPAIVMGRRSDVLAWNRQGHGLFAGHLDLGSPDTPGRRPNMARLVFLDAHTRDLYTDWPAKARAVVGNLRLTAGRYPDDPLLAGLIGELTMGSPEFATMWADHRIVACDVADYEMRHPLVGTLTVTQQTLQSPQGNGPALVVATADPGSSSATALNLLAHATASEEATRPRHGAENRI
- a CDS encoding SRPBCC family protein — translated: MSITTPDPQHPLAGLDLTPFAFTRRCWVDGTPDSVYRLISDVSLIETWSPSASEVSYAPGDGPWVGARFSGLNRRDQREWVTHSEVVQADPGRAFAFVVGGADHGIVRWSWHFREQGTGSIVEQSWQLLRTDPVLGATREDVIALRDHMADSAEATLVALAEWIVADRAR